The Opitutaceae bacterium nucleotide sequence TGTTCCTGATGGACCAACACGCATCAAACGAGGGCATGCGTGGCGGCCGGGCGGCCGCTCAGGAGACCAGCCCTCCGTCTTCAGAAGGGATTCCATGGAGCCAGGGCCGTGCTCCCCGAGCGTGCACGGCACCTCGGGACAGGCCTGCGCGACCGCCCGAAGCCCCCGTCAATCCATGCTTGTTACGGTGGACTACGGAGCAGGGGTGCCGCCGGGTGGATTGTCTGTGCGTGCGCCTTCCCCATCCGGATCCGCGGTCGGCGGCGGTGGCTGCTCCGTCTCGACGGTGGTGTCGAGCGGGTGCTCGTGAGCATACCATTCCCTGGATACCTTGCCGTCGAGGAAGGACCAATTTGCCGGGTAGACATCGGGATCGAAGATGACGTGATAAAAGTGCCAGACGATGATCGCGAGCACGGCGAGAATGGCCTCGAAGAAGTGAATCGTCACGCTGGCATCGATCACCCACCGCGGCACATACTGGGTGACGGGAAGCTTCCACCAGATGATCAATCCGGTTGTACCCATCAGGAGCATACCCCAGACCACCGCCCAGTATTCGACTTTCTCGGCATAGCTGAACCGGCCGAAGCGGGGCCGCTTTTCGGAACGCTCGAGGAACCAGCTGACGTTGTCCTTCAGGTCGCGGAAGTCCTTCGGTCGCGGCGCCAGGTCGCTCATCAGTTTGTGTCCGCGCCGGGTGAGCCAGACCCAGAGGATGTGGTAGACACCAAGCGCCATCATGACGATGCCGGACCACCGGTGGGTCAACCGGCGGAATTCCTCGGTGCCAAAGAGGATCCCGATCCACGAGTCCGGATACTTGAGCGCGAAGCCCGAGAGCGAGAGATAAATGAAGCAGATGACGAGCAGCGCGTGCTGAATCCGGAGCTGTCGGCTCATCCGGATGACCACGCGGTCCTTGCGGCGGAGTGAAGGAATGACCTTCCGTCGAAAGGCCAGTCCGTTGTGCAGGACCATGAGCCCGATCAGGAGCACGATGACCACGGTGTAGATCCGGGCGATCCAGAGGGTGAGATGGGAACTGAAATCGCCATTCCCATCCATGGCCTGATGGATCTTTCCCGAGACGAATTTCTCACTTGCGCCTGGATGGCACTCGCCGCAGGTCCGGGCCAGGTTGGCCGGGTTGATGGTGGAGCGCGGATCCGAAGACGGCCTGATGTCGTGGACGCCGTGGCAGCTGGCGCAATTGGCCGCCTCGGGTGAATTCTTGCGGTAGGCCAGGCCATGGTAGCTGTCAAAGAACGTCGTGACACGGTCCGCCGGCAGCCCGAAGCGGGTGGCGAGGATCTCCGAATCGTGGCACCGGCTGCAGACCTGCTCGGATATCCGGCGCAATGCATCGTCGCTCAGGTAACCGATGGAGTGCTCCGCGTGACAGTCCGAACAGGATGGCGCTTCGCGTTCCCCGCGCAGAATGGCCTGTCCGTGGACGCTTTCGGTTACCTCCCGGGCGACATCCTCGTGGCATCTTCCGCAGGTGAAGGTGAGTTTGGAATAATGGACCGTCGAGGCGGGATCGAGGATCGAGGGCATCTCGTGTCCGTCGCCATGGCAGTCCGTGCAGGAGGCGGTGGTTTCGACACCGCCTTCCCCGATGCGGTGGTGGAGTGAGTCGCCCTGTGAGGCGGACTGCTCCTCATGGCAGGAGACACAATCGACCGGTGGAGGGTAGTTGCCGTCAGGGTGAAGTTCCTCGTCGATCGTGACGTGACACTCCAGGCAGGAGATGCCGGTGTGGACCGACCGGCCGAGGGCCTCGACGTCGACATGAAGTCTGGCCTCGGTACCGTCCGGCCGAGTCTCGACGAACTCCGGATCGTCGTGACACATCAGGCAGTCGGCATCGTCTCCGCGCAGTGGGGAGGCCATCCCGAGCGCGAGCAACGCACCGGCCAACCCGAGGCACAGGCGAAGTGACGGGTGACCGAAATTGTAGAAAAGGCCGATCGTCGACATTGAATGGGACATTGCGTCTTTGATCGGCATTAAGACTAATGCTTTGAGATCTTACAATA carries:
- a CDS encoding cytochrome b/b6 domain-containing protein, with translation MSTIGLFYNFGHPSLRLCLGLAGALLALGMASPLRGDDADCLMCHDDPEFVETRPDGTEARLHVDVEALGRSVHTGISCLECHVTIDEELHPDGNYPPPVDCVSCHEEQSASQGDSLHHRIGEGGVETTASCTDCHGDGHEMPSILDPASTVHYSKLTFTCGRCHEDVAREVTESVHGQAILRGEREAPSCSDCHAEHSIGYLSDDALRRISEQVCSRCHDSEILATRFGLPADRVTTFFDSYHGLAYRKNSPEAANCASCHGVHDIRPSSDPRSTINPANLARTCGECHPGASEKFVSGKIHQAMDGNGDFSSHLTLWIARIYTVVIVLLIGLMVLHNGLAFRRKVIPSLRRKDRVVIRMSRQLRIQHALLVICFIYLSLSGFALKYPDSWIGILFGTEEFRRLTHRWSGIVMMALGVYHILWVWLTRRGHKLMSDLAPRPKDFRDLKDNVSWFLERSEKRPRFGRFSYAEKVEYWAVVWGMLLMGTTGLIIWWKLPVTQYVPRWVIDASVTIHFFEAILAVLAIIVWHFYHVIFDPDVYPANWSFLDGKVSREWYAHEHPLDTTVETEQPPPPTADPDGEGARTDNPPGGTPAP